From the Candidatus Melainabacteria bacterium genome, one window contains:
- a CDS encoding methyltransferase domain-containing protein, translating to MDAKKIPTVETVEFWEGLYQRAITPWELGTFSPPLKTFLDSPYRVPLGRVAVLGAGTGHDALLFAYYGYQVVAFDFAPSAVASTRAKFAQYGYLGKTAEVVQHDIFDLHNYRGYFDYVLEHTCFCAIHPARRKTYELVVRDLLKPEGKLIALWWLLERQGSGPPFSVSKDELFELFSPHFRFDLVHEPTDSVPDRKGQELFTLLSKY from the coding sequence ATGGACGCGAAGAAAATCCCCACGGTGGAAACAGTAGAGTTCTGGGAAGGACTTTATCAGCGTGCCATTACTCCATGGGAGTTGGGAACCTTCAGTCCTCCACTCAAAACCTTTTTGGACTCACCTTATCGAGTACCGTTGGGCAGAGTTGCGGTTTTAGGAGCTGGTACCGGTCATGATGCACTGTTGTTTGCGTACTATGGATATCAGGTAGTTGCATTCGACTTCGCACCATCTGCGGTTGCATCGACAAGAGCAAAATTCGCACAGTATGGATATCTAGGAAAGACAGCAGAAGTAGTTCAACATGATATCTTCGACTTGCATAATTATCGAGGATATTTTGATTACGTACTTGAGCATACATGCTTTTGCGCAATACATCCGGCACGACGAAAAACTTATGAGCTTGTCGTCCGCGATCTGCTGAAACCGGAAGGTAAGCTAATCGCGCTCTGGTGGCTCCTCGAGAGACAGGGGTCAGGACCACCATTTTCTGTCTCGAAGGATGAACTCTTCGAGCTTTTTTCTCCGCACTTCCGATTCGACCTGGTGCATGAGCCTACTGATTCAGTGCCTGACCGCAAGGGGCAGGAGCTGTTTACTCTGCTGTCGAAATACTGA
- a CDS encoding cysteine desulfurase, with the protein MNRNIYLDNSATTPVRPPIYAVPSKSCFGNPSSIHHIGRQSKAAIEIARQKVANLIGAKPHEIYFTPSATYSNNVALLGRARFVEQNGLGRHIITSGIEHSSALGPVKYLESQGWRLTILDVDSEGFVDPRDLERAITPETSIISIMWANNEVGTVQQIEKLAKIAKAHGIFFHTDAVQAAGKIKIDLNTVPADTLSITGHKLHAPKGIGVLFIRERVQILPIIFGGGQEGGLFPGTEGVSEIVALGEAAELANVHMDQNQAHLRKLQKILTDKFAALPNVNLTGPLDPRKRIPGHVSVVVRGAIGEQIVEAADERGISISSVSACSGRHPSYVLKQMGYTHDEGLGSARISASVLNSAEECEIAAGVLAEIFINAKNLNVINISTVA; encoded by the coding sequence ATGAACAGAAACATATACTTGGACAACAGTGCCACCACTCCAGTGCGGCCGCCCATTTATGCAGTACCGTCAAAATCATGCTTCGGCAATCCATCATCAATTCACCATATCGGACGACAGAGCAAGGCAGCAATTGAAATCGCCAGGCAGAAAGTAGCCAATCTTATCGGTGCAAAACCGCACGAAATTTATTTCACACCAAGTGCTACTTACAGTAACAATGTCGCACTGCTTGGGCGCGCGAGATTTGTCGAGCAAAACGGGCTTGGTCGGCACATTATTACGAGTGGAATCGAGCATTCTTCGGCTCTGGGTCCAGTCAAATACTTGGAATCGCAAGGATGGCGATTGACGATACTTGACGTAGATAGCGAGGGATTCGTCGATCCTCGTGATCTCGAAAGAGCCATTACACCTGAGACCAGCATCATATCGATCATGTGGGCCAACAATGAAGTGGGCACAGTGCAGCAGATCGAGAAACTTGCAAAAATCGCCAAGGCGCACGGCATATTCTTCCACACAGACGCCGTGCAGGCAGCAGGAAAAATCAAGATAGATCTAAACACCGTCCCAGCAGACACGTTGTCCATCACCGGTCACAAACTTCACGCACCGAAAGGAATTGGTGTCCTGTTTATACGTGAGCGCGTTCAAATTCTGCCCATCATATTCGGTGGCGGACAAGAAGGCGGTCTCTTCCCTGGGACCGAAGGTGTCTCCGAAATAGTTGCTTTAGGCGAAGCTGCAGAACTAGCAAACGTGCACATGGATCAGAATCAAGCACATTTGCGCAAGTTGCAGAAAATACTCACAGACAAATTTGCGGCACTTCCCAACGTTAATTTGACCGGTCCCCTCGATCCGCGTAAGCGAATTCCAGGACACGTAAGTGTGGTCGTGCGCGGAGCGATCGGCGAACAGATCGTTGAAGCCGCGGATGAGCGTGGCATCTCAATTTCAAGCGTATCAGCATGCTCGGGCAGACATCCCTCTTATGTGCTCAAGCAAATGGGTTACACTCACGATGAGGGACTAGGTTCGGCGCGCATCTCAGCATCAGTACTCAATTCCGCAGAGGAATGCGAAATTGCCGCAGGTGTACTCGCAGAAATCTTCATCAATGCAAAAAATCTGAATGTGATCAATATTTCGACAGTAGCTTAA
- a CDS encoding Rrf2 family transcriptional regulator: MKALMELAVCDRTQGSTTPEIAKKAQIPEPFLNQILHTLKNAGILRSRRGAHGGYVLNRDPEQIILGDVARLMDGPLAPIPCASVTAYEPCPSCPEPDSCNLRILMRSVRDAISNILDGTTLADLIKGRATI, translated from the coding sequence ATGAAAGCACTTATGGAGTTGGCAGTTTGCGACCGGACACAAGGTTCAACGACTCCGGAAATTGCAAAGAAAGCACAGATTCCCGAGCCATTTCTAAATCAAATTTTGCACACACTCAAAAATGCCGGCATCCTTAGAAGTCGACGTGGTGCACATGGAGGATATGTGCTCAATCGGGATCCCGAGCAGATTATTCTCGGTGATGTAGCTCGACTCATGGATGGTCCTCTCGCACCCATCCCTTGCGCGTCAGTCACTGCTTACGAGCCCTGTCCAAGCTGTCCCGAGCCGGACAGCTGCAACCTGCGAATACTGATGCGAAGTGTGCGCGATGCGATCTCGAATATTTTGGATGGCACCACGCTCGCGGATCTTATTAAAGGACGCGCCACCATTTGA
- a CDS encoding ABC transporter permease, with product MSILEKIRAMFWGFHAVMTKEWIEILNDKFTVAIILIIPIVQMTIYGFGVSFEVRKVPTVVFDQDLRPQSSILMDEIIATDFYKITKHVYSREAAVDEIVAGNARAAIIIPPNFSDKLQDGAQAQIQVLIDGSDSTIANSLAQTAIAVGQSRSLQILSTVLNQKQARPPIDIRSRMLFNPDAKTTNFILPGLIGFMAQTITLFLTVNSIVRERVSGTLEQLMLTPVKPLGLMLGKLVPNGVIGFIGTNLMLAAMYLIFKVPINGNIFLLEGCTLIFVFVSLSIGILISSTATSQEQAMHLASFVLIPSVLLSGFIFPRESMPPFLNWLGFLIPLTYFLQIQRGIILRGAGLGALWQWVLPLMVFGFLLIYLSVKRFRKSLG from the coding sequence ATGTCAATTCTCGAAAAAATTCGAGCCATGTTCTGGGGCTTCCATGCGGTCATGACCAAAGAATGGATCGAGATCCTCAATGACAAATTCACTGTCGCAATTATTCTGATCATTCCAATTGTGCAAATGACCATTTATGGATTCGGAGTTAGCTTTGAAGTCAGAAAAGTACCAACGGTGGTGTTCGACCAGGATCTGCGACCACAGTCATCGATTCTCATGGATGAAATAATCGCCACCGACTTTTACAAAATCACAAAACACGTTTACTCTCGCGAAGCTGCGGTTGATGAGATTGTTGCAGGAAATGCCAGAGCCGCAATTATAATTCCGCCCAACTTTTCCGACAAATTGCAGGATGGCGCCCAAGCACAAATTCAGGTGCTTATTGACGGATCAGACTCAACCATTGCCAACTCGCTGGCTCAGACAGCAATCGCTGTAGGGCAAAGTCGATCGCTGCAAATTCTCAGCACCGTGCTCAACCAAAAACAGGCCAGACCACCGATCGATATTCGATCGAGAATGTTATTCAATCCTGACGCGAAAACTACCAACTTTATTTTGCCTGGACTGATCGGATTCATGGCGCAAACAATAACATTGTTTCTGACAGTCAACTCAATTGTTCGTGAGCGAGTGAGCGGCACTTTGGAACAGCTAATGCTAACCCCTGTAAAGCCATTGGGATTGATGCTGGGCAAGTTGGTCCCGAACGGCGTTATTGGATTTATCGGCACAAACTTGATGCTCGCCGCAATGTACTTAATTTTCAAAGTGCCAATCAATGGCAACATCTTTCTACTCGAAGGCTGCACACTAATTTTCGTGTTCGTTTCCTTATCAATTGGGATTTTGATCTCCAGCACAGCAACCAGTCAAGAACAAGCAATGCATTTAGCCTCCTTTGTTCTGATTCCATCCGTACTTTTATCAGGATTCATCTTTCCGAGAGAATCAATGCCACCATTTCTGAATTGGCTTGGATTCTTAATTCCACTTACCTATTTCCTCCAAATTCAGCGCGGCATAATTTTGCGAGGCGCTGGGCTTGGCGCACTATGGCAATGGGTGCTACCTCTGATGGTGTTCGGTTTCCTACTGATCTATTTAAGCGTCAAACGATTTCGGAAGTCACTGGGGTAA
- a CDS encoding ABC transporter ATP-binding protein — MSAAIVLNGLTKQYGQQTVVNHLSFTVERGEIFGFLGPNGSGKTTTIKMLCGLLEPSSGTAAVNGFDIIKEAEQVRRSIGYMSQQFSLYKNLTVEQNIDFYAELYGLGSEKSRRRKADVLQITGLLGQETKKASSLSGGWKQRLALACAIVHEPPIVFLDEPTAGIDPVARRALWDLLFTLATMGITFFVTTHYMDEAERCSTVGYIFQSNLIALGKVDELGSLPVVNDPNTKHLEVSCNLIMPTFQFLRSQDYVSDVTIFGRALHIVVSKEIEIDWLRQKLAEQNFGVGEIRAIKPSLEDVFVTLTEHEEAKVLKSAEK, encoded by the coding sequence ATGTCCGCAGCGATCGTCCTTAACGGTCTGACCAAACAGTATGGGCAGCAGACAGTAGTTAATCATCTTTCTTTCACGGTCGAGCGCGGAGAAATTTTCGGATTTCTGGGACCGAACGGCTCGGGCAAAACGACGACAATAAAGATGCTCTGCGGGCTGCTCGAGCCCTCATCGGGAACGGCTGCTGTTAACGGTTTCGACATAATCAAAGAAGCAGAACAAGTGCGGCGAAGCATTGGCTATATGTCGCAACAATTTAGTTTGTACAAGAATCTAACAGTCGAGCAAAACATTGATTTCTATGCGGAGCTATACGGATTGGGTAGCGAAAAGTCTCGCCGCAGAAAAGCAGACGTGCTTCAAATTACCGGACTTCTTGGACAAGAGACGAAAAAAGCTTCCAGTCTATCTGGCGGCTGGAAGCAACGCCTTGCCCTCGCCTGTGCGATAGTGCACGAGCCTCCCATTGTTTTTCTGGACGAACCGACGGCAGGAATTGATCCGGTGGCACGCCGAGCCCTCTGGGATCTTCTATTTACTTTAGCGACTATGGGAATTACCTTTTTCGTCACCACCCATTATATGGACGAGGCGGAGCGTTGCAGCACGGTTGGCTACATCTTTCAAAGCAACTTGATAGCGCTCGGTAAAGTTGATGAATTGGGTTCACTACCCGTGGTGAATGATCCAAACACGAAGCATCTGGAAGTCAGTTGCAATTTGATCATGCCAACATTCCAATTTTTACGCAGCCAGGACTATGTCTCCGATGTAACCATTTTCGGGAGAGCACTTCACATCGTTGTCTCCAAAGAGATTGAAATAGATTGGTTACGGCAAAAACTGGCTGAACAAAATTTTGGAGTAGGAGAAATTCGCGCTATCAAGCCATCACTGGAAGATGTTTTCGTCACTCTCACTGAACATGAAGAAGCTAAAGTCTTGAAATCGGCGGAGAAATAG
- a CDS encoding HlyD family efflux transporter periplasmic adaptor subunit translates to MFTERTDSSERIIGHNLEIKIVGITKSLASNRPLLVVSVVTLPVLAWFIHSIFFDISHRPIVVTGTIQAKEIPVSSKIGGRIAKVLASEGQDVKKGEVLVEFEAPELEAKRLQLQASIERSQAQLQELTNGPRQSEIEKARAIAGQAFANWQMLKRGYRTEDISKAAALRGEAQANFDLLKRGYRSEEISQAKAVMDQAKVQLDFQKQDAERYLALSKQGAVSTRDAIELKSKEDAALEAYNAAKQAYTKMLAGPREEEIRSAHQHLETAKANEEMMRRGPRPEEIEAARQQYLSAKESLSLLEQGTRTEEIAQARAQLKQSEGMLAELEAQLRERQVVAPVDAEVSVMDLHPGAVFNPQQSVATLTKLDEIWTRVYIPERELGRVHVGQEVDLKADAFPNRVFQGKIVQIPSVAEFTPRNVQTAEERSAQVFGLKITIDNKEHLLRGGMNAEISIPPVEQPFERVARKENVRSDRP, encoded by the coding sequence TTGTTCACCGAGCGGACAGATTCCAGTGAAAGAATAATCGGGCACAATCTTGAGATCAAAATCGTGGGAATCACAAAATCACTGGCATCGAACCGACCGCTTCTAGTTGTTAGCGTTGTGACATTGCCCGTGCTGGCTTGGTTCATTCACAGCATATTTTTTGACATATCGCACAGACCAATTGTAGTAACCGGAACAATCCAGGCCAAGGAGATTCCTGTCTCCTCAAAGATCGGCGGACGCATTGCTAAAGTACTTGCCAGCGAAGGGCAGGACGTCAAAAAAGGCGAGGTGCTGGTGGAGTTTGAAGCGCCCGAGCTGGAAGCCAAACGTCTGCAGTTGCAAGCGTCAATCGAACGAAGTCAGGCGCAGCTGCAAGAACTCACGAATGGACCTCGGCAATCCGAGATTGAAAAAGCCAGGGCAATAGCAGGTCAAGCCTTTGCAAACTGGCAGATGCTGAAAAGGGGATATAGAACCGAAGACATTTCCAAAGCGGCTGCCTTGCGCGGCGAAGCACAGGCTAATTTCGACTTACTCAAACGCGGATATAGAAGCGAAGAAATCAGCCAGGCAAAAGCAGTAATGGACCAGGCGAAAGTGCAATTAGATTTCCAGAAGCAAGATGCTGAGCGATATTTAGCGCTATCAAAGCAGGGTGCGGTATCGACAAGAGATGCCATCGAACTGAAGAGCAAGGAAGATGCAGCGCTGGAAGCATATAACGCCGCCAAACAAGCGTATACGAAAATGCTCGCAGGACCGCGAGAGGAGGAGATCCGAAGTGCCCACCAGCACCTGGAGACAGCTAAAGCAAATGAGGAGATGATGCGCCGAGGTCCCCGCCCAGAAGAGATCGAGGCTGCGCGCCAGCAATATCTCTCAGCCAAAGAATCTCTAAGTTTGTTGGAACAAGGCACCAGAACAGAAGAAATTGCACAAGCACGAGCACAGCTTAAACAGAGCGAAGGCATGCTAGCCGAACTGGAAGCACAACTGAGAGAAAGACAAGTGGTGGCACCAGTCGACGCCGAAGTTTCTGTGATGGACTTGCACCCGGGTGCGGTATTCAACCCGCAGCAGTCAGTGGCAACGCTCACAAAACTGGATGAGATCTGGACGCGCGTCTATATTCCCGAGCGGGAATTAGGACGGGTTCACGTCGGGCAAGAAGTGGATTTAAAAGCAGACGCTTTTCCAAATAGAGTTTTTCAAGGCAAAATCGTTCAGATTCCCAGCGTCGCAGAATTTACGCCACGCAATGTACAAACAGCCGAGGAGAGATCTGCGCAAGTTTTCGGCTTGAAAATCACAATTGACAATAAAGAGCATCTTCTGCGTGGTGGTATGAATGCTGAAATCAGTATTCCTCCGGTTGAGCAACCGTTCGAACGAGTAGCGAGAAAAGAAAATGTCCGCAGCGATCGTCCTTAA
- a CDS encoding MFS transporter, which produces MSSQVSGTDNSVSPFSDAGHDSSNPFRVFRSRDYSLYFGGQLLSQVGTWMQQIALSWLTYKLTNSALMLATVTVAGQLPSLLVMPFAGVFSDRFNRHRIIIFTQLSAMLQAGTLAYLTLSHQLQIWHLIALSVLMGVINAFDMPVRSAFVMDMVQRKEDRPAAIAMNSSLMNVSRLLGPAIAGFVVAALGEGMCFAINAASYVAVISALLFIHGNFEPKQRSGLGVVAELKDGFIYAARTAPIRAPILLLALFGFGGMAYSTLLPVFVKNIGGDANTLGYLSSASAIGSIVGTAILATRKNVVGLGKLALISSYIYGAALFAFAFANSLLLALPVLAVLGATMMLQMGCCNTILQSIVDDDRRGRVMSLFTMAYMGTIPLGSLAAGVIATHFGFHSMLFACSAYCLLVAIVFTKQMPRLRRESRPIYVARGLLKEEEQKLGQGILQTEEDIELATKPAA; this is translated from the coding sequence ATGTCCAGTCAAGTCAGCGGGACGGATAATTCCGTCAGTCCATTCAGCGATGCCGGTCATGATTCGTCTAACCCGTTTCGCGTGTTTAGAAGTCGAGACTACTCGTTGTATTTCGGCGGACAGCTTCTATCTCAAGTTGGAACTTGGATGCAACAAATTGCGCTGAGTTGGCTTACATATAAGTTGACGAATTCTGCTCTCATGCTTGCGACAGTGACTGTTGCCGGGCAACTGCCGTCATTGCTGGTAATGCCATTCGCTGGTGTCTTTTCGGACCGGTTTAATCGCCATCGAATCATCATTTTTACTCAGCTGTCAGCGATGTTGCAGGCGGGAACCCTTGCCTACCTGACCCTTTCGCATCAATTGCAAATCTGGCATCTCATTGCGCTCAGCGTTTTGATGGGGGTCATCAACGCTTTTGATATGCCGGTCCGCTCGGCATTTGTCATGGATATGGTGCAGCGCAAAGAGGATAGACCGGCAGCCATTGCTATGAACTCCAGTTTGATGAATGTGTCGCGTTTGCTCGGTCCAGCTATTGCTGGTTTCGTAGTGGCAGCTCTTGGCGAAGGGATGTGTTTTGCAATCAATGCCGCAAGTTATGTCGCAGTAATCTCGGCACTTCTTTTCATTCATGGGAATTTCGAACCAAAACAGCGAAGCGGGCTTGGAGTCGTTGCCGAGTTAAAAGATGGATTCATTTATGCAGCCCGCACGGCACCGATTCGGGCACCTATACTTCTTCTTGCTTTATTCGGCTTTGGTGGCATGGCTTACTCGACTTTGCTTCCTGTTTTCGTCAAAAATATAGGAGGCGATGCCAACACGCTCGGATATTTAAGCTCGGCATCCGCGATTGGTTCGATTGTTGGAACAGCCATTCTCGCCACCAGAAAGAATGTTGTTGGGCTGGGTAAGCTGGCTCTGATAAGTTCATACATTTATGGCGCCGCGCTTTTCGCATTCGCTTTTGCAAATAGTCTGCTACTCGCCTTGCCGGTGTTGGCAGTGCTCGGTGCCACCATGATGCTCCAGATGGGATGCTGCAATACAATACTTCAATCAATCGTAGACGACGACAGGCGCGGACGAGTCATGAGTTTGTTCACGATGGCCTATATGGGCACTATTCCTCTTGGAAGTTTGGCAGCGGGAGTAATCGCTACTCACTTTGGATTCCATTCAATGTTGTTCGCTTGTTCTGCATATTGCTTGCTTGTGGCAATCGTTTTTACTAAACAGATGCCGCGTTTGAGGCGGGAATCTCGACCGATTTATGTGGCGCGAGGTCTGCTGAAAGAGGAAGAACAGAAGCTAGGTCAGGGCATTCTGCAAACCGAAGAAGACATCGAACTGGCCACGAAACCGGCGGCTTAA
- a CDS encoding CsbD family protein, with product MNWDEVKGDWKQVSGKIKSKWGKLTDDEMTQIGGKKDELLGKLQSHYGHSKEEAEKQLDDFIKSF from the coding sequence ATGAATTGGGACGAAGTAAAAGGCGATTGGAAACAAGTCTCCGGAAAAATCAAGTCTAAGTGGGGCAAACTGACCGATGACGAGATGACACAAATCGGCGGCAAAAAAGACGAACTACTTGGAAAACTTCAGTCGCACTATGGACATTCGAAGGAAGAGGCTGAAAAGCAACTGGATGACTTCATCAAATCCTTCTAG
- a CDS encoding FHA domain-containing protein: protein MFTMFLNHPFTESDSGAVLVSVDDKRTFELSSSDTFIGRSKENDISLIGDLSLSRRHAAVTCVDGVYYLRDLRSSNGTLLNGKAVDGIVALKPDDEIFLGRSRFLFCPSVQRLESIRSYVSEAETTVLRNTSPAFNTRLQNMMLAFRRLRPAQPAPANPETTKLKPSMQAMRASHNSELLRGIHQ from the coding sequence ATGTTTACTATGTTCCTTAACCACCCCTTCACCGAATCAGATTCGGGAGCTGTGCTCGTCAGTGTTGACGATAAGCGCACTTTTGAACTGAGTTCGAGTGATACGTTCATTGGCAGGTCGAAAGAAAACGACATCTCCCTTATCGGAGATTTGAGCTTGTCTCGGCGGCATGCGGCTGTCACCTGCGTAGACGGCGTTTACTACTTGAGAGATCTACGCAGTTCCAATGGCACCTTGCTGAATGGAAAGGCTGTGGATGGAATTGTTGCCCTGAAACCCGATGACGAAATCTTTTTAGGGCGTTCAAGATTCCTTTTTTGCCCCAGCGTGCAGAGACTGGAGTCAATTCGCTCATACGTAAGCGAGGCTGAAACGACTGTTCTACGCAACACCAGCCCGGCATTCAACACCAGACTTCAGAACATGATGCTTGCTTTCAGACGCTTGCGTCCCGCTCAACCGGCGCCTGCTAATCCAGAGACGACAAAGTTGAAGCCCTCCATGCAAGCAATGAGAGCCAGCCATAATAGTGAGTTGCTCCGGGGCATTCACCAGTAG